GCTACAGAACCTTTTTTCACTCGACGCTTGTCGGGGTCGCCCTCGTTCCAGAGAACCTCGCCTGTCTGAAAGTTGAGACAAACAAGGTAGCCAGTTCCGTTACCGCCGTTGCCGCCATAAAGCGCGCCGTCGATGACCGCCACACCACCATGATGGTTTTGTATGTTCGATGAGAACCACACTTCCTCGGCTTTGATACCGCCGTCGGCATCCTTGATCAATTTCACCAACCCGCCGCCCGCCCCATATGCCGAGGCGGCGAACACCTTGCCGTCCTGATAAATGGGGGTGGAAACGTTGATTCCAAAACCGTTGGCGGGCCTGGACCACTGCCAGAGCAACTTGCCATCGGAAGCCGCAACTCCGATGACTGCTTTAGCGGTAAATTGCACGTATTGGCGCTGTCCCTCAAAATCAATCGCAATCGCCGAGGAATAGGCCGCTCCCGAGCCGCCTCCGCGACCACCGCGACCACCGCGACCGCCCGAATCGCCTCCCGCACTGTCCGGCATTTGGGTCTGCCAGATGGTATTACCCGTCAGTTTGTCCAGGGCCACCAGCATCGCTTTATCGCTGCCGGGCGTGCAGATCACTTTGTTGCCATCAACCAGTGGTGATTCGCGGTAAGCCCAGGTTGGGGCAGTACCGCCAAAATCCGTTACGAAGTTCTTTTGCCAGACAATAGTGCCGTTCTCGGCGTTCAGACACACCAGATTGCCGGCATCCCCTACGACATACAGTCGGTCGCGATCGACCGTCGGAGTTGCTCCCGGTCCTTCGCTCCCCTGTGGCATGCCCTGTCCCCGGTAAGCGGGACCGAGTCGAGTAACCCAAAGTTCCTTGCCA
This DNA window, taken from Candidatus Angelobacter sp., encodes the following:
- a CDS encoding PQQ-binding-like beta-propeller repeat protein, whose product is MYRTIALALTVATFAQHAFCGQFDWPQWQGPDRNGVSKETGLLKEWPKDGPPLAWRVGDLGGGFSAPSIADGRLFGMSNRGSNEVVWALSETNGKELWVTRLGPAYRGQGMPQGSEGPGATPTVDRDRLYVVGDAGNLVCLNAENGTIVWQKNFVTDFGGTAPTWAYRESPLVDGNKVICTPGSDKAMLVALDKLTGNTIWQTQMPDSAGGDSGGRGGRGGRGGGSGAAYSSAIAIDFEGQRQYVQFTAKAVIGVAASDGKLLWQWSRPANGFGINVSTPIYQDGKVFAASAYGAGGGLVKLIKDADGGIKAEEVWFSSNIQNHHGGVAVIDGALYGGNGGNGTGYLVCLNFQTGEVLWNEGDPDKRRVKKGSVAVADGRIYYRVDTEASRAVDELILIEPSRKEYLERGRFRIPDPSGVHSWSHPVIANGKLYVRDQGDLFCYDVKAK